A part of Solenopsis invicta isolate M01_SB chromosome 2, UNIL_Sinv_3.0, whole genome shotgun sequence genomic DNA contains:
- the LOC120360071 gene encoding uncharacterized protein LOC120360071 codes for MKKTLFTDVQTSFDECKSLNCTSEYECFLRRPKDNCLDPWCTHQPDCMLTIEEELISKYCYGWICPPGQKCVVRILDSCKGFNCTIERSCRASSVSASAGRSTNDEVVELSPARRTLVQPERESTRQEVERRTNTQTNYPIMGKKPPLPVTSTRRQSTRHTTTTKHRLEVSPTNQQIGTTKSNLIEPLEPSTTNEGKIFQSSTSPATLPIDGKTEPTTSHDTERSEMPRKIYITTDDALPPPIMLEDINFFEQGYPIWIKNDPYRTLEMKDKDGWIYHAPQEPYKILLPPYEPVILVEDARKQFLPFFTGAFFTDLFNGDTLLPLPEITSADIEELKTDNTPTIADDKTANYTNDSKIVEMENIKTNHSDDSPNDHANFQATEKAITISPSTGDKKLDNYYDEDEWRPWYMILDYSERNEPQSSHERESKSNVATDDLYKNDSDNATFKSHNSKTK; via the exons atgaaaaaaacattgtttacaGACGTGCAGACCTCGTTCGACGAATGCAAAAGTCTGAACTGCACCTCGGAATACGAGTGTTTTTTACGAAGACCAAAAGACAATTGTCTCGATCCATGGTGTACACACCAGCCTGATTGTATGCTCACCATCG AAGAAGAGCTAATCAGCAAATATTGCTACGGCTGGATCTGTCCACCAGGGCAGAAATGCGTGGTGCGGATTTTGGATTCGTGTAAGGGTTTTAATTGCACCATCGAGCGATCGTGTCGCGCATCTTCAGTCTCAGCGTCTGCTGGACGCAGCACGAATGATGAG GTCGTCGAGTTATCCCCGGCCAGAAGAACCTTGGTGCAACCCGAAAGGGAGTCGACTCGTCAGGAGGTGGAAAGAAGAACGAACACGCAGACAAATTATCCAATCATGGGGAAGAAG CCGCCTTTGCCGGTGACTTCAACGCGAAGACAAAGTACACGTCACACGACTACCAC AAAGCACAGGCTAGAAGTTTCACCGACTAATCAGCAAATTGGAACgacaaaatcaaatttaatagaaCCTTTGGAACCATCAACGACCAATGAAGGCAAAATTTTCCAG AGCTCGACTTCTCCGGCAACTTTGCCCATCGACGGAAAAACCGAGCCAACTACGTCGCATGACACAGAGAGATCAGAAATGCCAAGAAAGATCTACATAACGACCGACGACGCATTGCCCCCTCCCATAATGCTGGAGGACATTAACTTCTTTGAGCAAGGTTACCCGATCTGGATAAAGAACGATCCGTATCGTACGTTAGAAATGAAGGACAAAGATGGATGGATATACCACGCGCCACAAGAACCGTACAAGATTTTATTGCCGCCGTACGAGCCAGTGATCCTCGTCGAAGATGCGAGAAAACAATTTCTACCATTCTTCACCGGCGCATTCTTTACTGACCTTTTTAACGGGGACACTTTATTACCTCTGCCAGAAATAACATCTGCAG ATATCGAAGAATTGAAAACGGATAATACTCCTACAATTGCAGACGACAAGACTGCTAATTATACAAATGATTCTAAGATTGTCGAGATGGAAAACATCAAGACGAATCATTCCGATGACTCGCCCAACGATCACGCGAATTTCCAGGCAACGGAAAAGGCAATTACAATTTCGCCGAGTACAGGCGACAAAAAATTGGATAATTATTACGAC GAGGACGAATGGAGACCGTGGTATATGATTCTTGACTATTCGGAACGGAACGAGCCGCAATCAAGCCACGAACGAGAGTCCAAATCAAACGTCGCAACAGATGATTTGTATAAGAATGATTCTGATAATGCCACGTTTAAATCGCACAATTCTAAAACAAAGTAA